CTGCGCCCCCTTTGAGGGGAAGCTGTCCGGAGGACGGAGGGGGGCTTTGTGTGTGGGCAAGGCATAAATAGCGTGCGCGATCTGTTTGGTCGCACCCGCCCGGGGGTTTTATGCGTGGACAAGCGGCCGACGTACAGGGCGATGGTGAGGTGAAAGTCCTCTCCTTTCTCCCTTCCGGGAGGCGAAGGGGAGGCCTTGAGGCCTGAAGTTTGGGCTGGCATATCTCGACGACCTGCGAGAAGGCCATCAGTCGCGTCTGGCTCCTAAAAAAGCCAGAAGGGCCGCCCGGTCCGTTTTTGTGGAGTTGCCGTCAAAATTCACGTCGCTTCCTGTCGAAGGCTTGTTTTTAATTTAGACGTAATCTAAATTTTGGGCCGTGGTCTTAGCGAAAGGAAGCAATGGATCGACGGAGGTTTCTGCATCGGCTGGGCGGATGGATGATTGGAGGCTGGCTGGCCAGCTCGCCGTTCCGGCTATGGAGCCGACCAGCTGAGCCAGCGCCTCTGGTGCGACTTTATTACGTGATGGGGACGCTGGTGCGCTTCGAGGTTTATCACCCGGATCGGATGGCGGCCCGGGACGCTGTCCGGCGCGCCAGTGCGTTGCTGTTTGAGGTCCACCGGCAGATGAGCGTGCAGGAGCCCACGTCGATCCTGAGCCAATGGAATGCAAGTCCTTCGGGGACCGACCTGGTGTTGCCGGAGCTGACGCGGGCAGCCGTAGCCGAAGCGTTGTACTGGCGGCAGGCAACCGGTGGACATTTTGATCCTACGGTGGGCGCCGTCGTGGCTGCCTGGCAGCGGGGACAGCCACCGGTACCCCAGGCAGAACGTCAGGTGGAGCTGCGTGGCGATGGCCGGCTACGTAAATGGGGGGCGGTCGCTTTAGACCTGGGAGGCAGTGCCAAGGGATGGGCGGTGGATCAGGCGGTGGCGGTGCTGCAACAGGCCGGATGCACGGCAGCGCTGGTCAATGCCGGCGGCGATCTGCGGGTGTTCGGGACGCCTCCAGGAACTCCGGCGTGGACGATCGGGATCCGGCATCCGCTGCGTCCCGATGAGGTGCTGACTACCGTGGCGCTGACCGGCGGCGCGCTGGCGACCAGCGGCGACTACGAGCCGACCGGATCCGTGCTGGTTGATCCCCGCGACCTGACGCGCATCCGCTTGAACGGAGGCGTTACGGTCTGGGCCCCTACCTGTGGCGCTGCTGATGCGCTGGCTACGGCGCTGGCGATTGAGCCCGATCCGTCCTGGCTTCCTGAGATGGCCGGGGTGTTGATAGCACGTCGGGAGACCGAAGGACTACGCGTGCAGACCTGTCGCTGGTTGTTTGCGCCTAACCCAACCGAAAACCTACCATGATACATCGTAACATCGGATGGTTCTTGCTGGTGTTGGCCCTGGCCTGGCCGGTGCGTGCGCAGGACGAAGGCGAACGTGCCCGTCTGGGAGGCTACGGCGCCATTCGCTTCGAAGTCGCCGACCTGGAGCATCAGTACAATACGTTTACTTTCCGTCGTTTTGTGTTGACCACTGATGTGGCCATTACGTCGAACCTACGCTTTCTGTCGGAGCTGGAGCTGGAGCGGTTTCGGGTCCTGGAGCTGGAAAAGGTGGTCGAAGGCGAAGGAGGAGTGACCGTCGAGCAGGCTATTGAAGGGACAGACCAGTCGGAGATTGCCATTGAACAGGCGTGGCTGGAGTGGGCGATTGCTCCGGCGTTCCGGTTAAGGGCTGGGGGACTCCTGGTACCGGTAGGACGCTTCAACATTCACCATGATGACAATCAATGGATGTTTCCGAGGCGGTCGTTGGTAGATCGCGGGGCGCCTGTATTGCCCTCAAAATCGGCCTGGAATGAACTGGGGATGGGGATTGCGGGTGAGATACCGGTCGGAATGCAGGGCCTGTTGACCTACGAATTGTATGTGGTCAATGGGATGCAGCTGGATGTGACGGTGGAACAGAAATCGGTTAGTCGTTCGGGTGGGGCCGGTAATCAGGTAAGTCAGACGCTTGAATTGAAATTTGAACCTTTTACCGGGACGTTTGGCAATGATACCAAGCAGGCCAAGACCGTGACGGGACGGGTGGCGTTGAGTCCGTCGCTGGGGGTAGAGCTGGCGCTGTCGGGCTATTATGGCCGCTATACCCCGCAGTATTTACCGGCGGCTTACGTAGGCAGTGTGGGCGTGGACTTTCTGTGGAGCCGCGGTCCGCTGGCGCTGGAGGGCGAGTATGTCTATACGACGATGGGAGATGTGCGGGCCGTTGCTCAGGATTTTGCGCGGCGTGTCTACAATCAGGAGGGCGCAGCATTTGGGCCGGGTGCGGACGAGGTGCCCCTGGAGAGTGAGGTTGAAATCGAGCTGGTGGGGTTGAGTCGTGCGCGGCAGGGATACTGGTTGGAGGTGCGCTATGCCTTTTTCCCCGAGTTTCTACGGGCGACGTTCTTTGGCCAGGGCAGTCAGCCTCTCTGGTATGCCGGGGTGCGTCTGGAACAGGTGTGGTTTGAGGAACTGCTGCGGGAAGCCACGTTTTCGGCGGGAAGGCTGGAGGTGTTCGAAGTGGCTGATCGCTGGGTAAACCGGGTGACGTTCGGGCTTACCTATCGTCCTACGCCGCTGGTGGGTTTCCAGTTGGCGTACGAGCTGACCTGGACGAATAAAGGCCGTAGCCTGGGAGACGTGACAAACTATTTGATCGCCCAGGGCGGTGAGGATATGGCCCGAGCGTTTATCTTTGGCGTCGTCTTTGGTTTCTGAGTAGATGGAGCAGCCGGGCCGGCGCCTGGAGCGTGTCGGCCCGGCATTTTTTCGGCGTGGGCTATGGGGTGCTACGCAGGATTGTTCGTGCTGATACTGGGATGGGGCCTGGTGCCTGTGGCATGGGCACAGGACCAGATTTTCCTGACCCCGGAGGAAGCCCGGGCGGAGGTGTTTCCCCGGGGGCATTATTACCAGCAGGATACGCTTCGTTTTACGCCGGAAGAGCTGCGGCAGGCCCGGCAGGCCCTGCGTCGTGCCGAACCTCTCGATTCGGTGCTGGTTGTGACGCGCGTTTACGATCGGGATGGGAAATTCCTGGGGTATGCCGTGATCACTGAGGAGCTGGGCAAGTATCGGCCGATCACCTTCATTGTGGGCGTGCGTCCTGATTTTTCAGTTGAAAAGGTGGCTGTCATGGTGTACCGGGAGTCGCATGGGGGCCAGGTGCGGCTGCCGCGTTTTCTTTATCAGTATCGGGGAAAAACGCTGCGCGATCCGATTCAGACCTACCGGGATATTGTAAACATCAGTGGGGCTACCATTTCGGTTAATTCGTTGAACCGGGGCGTCAAGAAAGTGCTGTATTTTGTGACCACGTATTATCGGAAGCATCCGCCTGTGTTGACCTACCGACCGCATCGATGATGTCGTTTTCGCTTTGTTCCCTGCGCGGTACTGCCCGCTGGCTGGTTACCTGGTTTCTTGTGGTGTTAGGAATCGGCTACCTGACCGGCATCGTATTCGTTCGGCACACCACGCACAATACGCCCACGGGCGTTGTGCATCAGTTTCGTGGGAACGAAGACGTGCCGCTGGAGGAGGTGCAGGAGATCAAGTATCCCAAGAGCCCCTATGAAATGCTCAACATTTTGCATGCCCATATCACGTCGTTTGCGCTCATCTTTCTGGCAGTAGGAGGCCTGTTCCTGGGCACGTCTGTCTCGGAGCGATGGAAAGCTATCCTGGCGCTGGAGCCGTTTGCGGCCACGCTGGTGTTGTTCGGGGGGATGGCGGCCGTGCGTTTTCTTCCGGAAAGCTGGGCATGGCCGGCGGCCTGGGTGATGCTGGTAGCCGGTGGCTCCACGTTCGTCTGTCTGTACGTGATGATCGGGCGTATCCTGTGGGAGATGTGGCAGCCGCGTAACCGTCGTACGGTTGCGTGAAAAAGGGCATTTTGTATCTTAAAAGGCTACCTCTTGCGTGCGAGCGTTTTTCTCACAAAAAAACCTGAAAAACGCCATGCGGTATCTGTTCACTGTCTTGATGGGGCTGTGGTTGCTTGCAGGTTGTCGACAGCAACCGGCTGAGCAGTCAGCGGCGCCGGCCGAGCCGCCGTTGCCGGAGGGGCGGCTGGCTGTGGAGGAGCCGGTGCTTTATGCCACGGCTGCCGGTGATAGTGCGGTGGTATCGCTGCGCATCGCCAATGGTACGGTTGAGGCCGACACGCTGGTAGGAGCCGAAGCGCCGGCCGTAACGCGCGACGTGGTGCTGCGTGAGGTGGTGGGGGATACGGTGCAGACTACCCGCTCGGTTTCCTCGATCGTGATTCCGGCACGTTCGCGGGTGGCGGTGCAGCTGGTCCTGCGTAATCTACAGCAGGCGATCGAGCCGGGGCAGATGGTGCTGGTGGATTTGAGTCTGGCCCGGCAGGGGCGGTTGCGCGTGCGCGTGCCGGTGCGCGAGGCGACAACTCCCGGCGAATAAGCTTGCTTTACTGTCCGGTACCGGCCGGTGCTCGCCAGACGTTATTGGTGCGGTCGATGTCGGGGAACCAGCGCGCTGGATCGATTTCGACCCGGGTAACGGCGGCATCGGTCGGTACCGTAACGGTCACTTGCCGACGCCCTTCCAGCCAGATGTCCACGTCGATGGTGTCCTGCACCTGCGACCCATCGGCCAGCGTGAGCGTCAGGTAGACAGGCATCGGTGCGTTTCCGAGGTCTTCGACCGTGATGCGCACGCCACCTTCGATGGGCTCGACAGCCGCGATGGCCTGGTCGAGCGTCCACGTCTCAAAATACCAGGCATGCCAGAACCAGTCGAGGTCGCGGCCACTGATGCGTTCGAACGTATGGAAGAAGTCGTAGGGATATGGATGCTTGAAGGCCCACTCGCGGATGAAGGTGCGGTAGGCACGCCAGAAGACGTCTTCGCCCAGAAGGCCGCGGAGGGCTTCCAGGAGCGTAGCGGGCTTACTGTAGGAAGCGACGCCGAACGCAAAGCTGAAGTAGTGGTAATCGGACCAGCGCATGATTTCTCCTTCGGCGCCCATGCGGGCCAGCATGAGATAGCTTTCCTGTTCGCTCAGCCGAGGTTGCGTGCCGGGGAAGAAGTCGGTGCGGGCGTGGTTTTCGGCAAACGTGGTGCTGCCTTCGTCTATCCAGCTGTAGCGACGCTCGTTAGTGCCCACGATCATGGGAATCCACATGTGGGCCAGTTCGTGCGCCGTCACGTAGTAGAGGGCGCTGTCGCCGGCCGCATTGTAGTCGCCGATGAGGGTCATCATGGGGAATTCCATGCCGCCGCCGATGATGCCACCGCCTTCGACAGCTGTCATGTGGGGCCAGGGGTAAGGAAAGCCTGTCAGGCGCGAGAGATAGCTGAGGGCGTGTTGCTGGTAGCGGGTGACATGGGCCCATCGGGGAGCTGACGGTCGCCAGAACGTATTGATCTGAGCGTAGTCGGTCTGTCCGTCGCCGTCGCGATCGCCCACCGGGGTGCGTGCGCCTTCCCAGTAAGCCTTACGTACCAGGCTGAAGGCCACGTCGCGCACGTTCGTCGCCCGGAATCGCCATTGCAGGCGGCCCTCGGTACCTGGCAGGGTAACCGGATCGGTATCCGGTTCGGCGATGCGCACCGGCGTATCGCTGGCATAGGCCTGGCGCATGCGGGCCAGCACCTCAGGTGCCAGCACTGCTTCAGGATTTTCGAAAGTGCCGGTGGCCATCACGAGCCAGCCGGCGGGTGCATCGATCGTGATCTGATAGTCGCCATAGCCAAAGTAAAACTCGGCACGACTCAGGAACGGTGCCGTAAACCAGCCAATCACATCATCATAGACCGACATGTGAGGATACCAGTAGGCCAGGAAGAAGAGGTTGTCGTCGTAGCCCATGCGGCCACCGGCGCCCCGTTTGGGAATGGTAAAGGACCAGCGAAGATCAAGCTGCACGGAATCGTTCGGGGCCAGCGCCTGCGGCAGAAAAATAATCAGCCGGGTGCCGTTGACGGTATAGCGCGGAGCTCCCCGTGGGGCATCGGCAGCCAGGTAGGCTGCCTGACCGTTGACGCCTACATAGTGGAGCGTAACGCCGCCCGTTACTTCAACCGATTCGTTGCGTACGACTCCTTCGGCGTGGACGTTCAGGGGCAGCTCCAGAAAAAGCTGGCGGAGCGTGTCCGGTGAGCGATTGAGGTAAACGATCCGCCCTTCACCGTTCAGGCGACGTGCGGCTGGGTCGATGCGGGCAGTCAGGTCATAGCGGGCATACTGTTGCCAGTAGTTCGGACCCGGGCGGCCATCTAACGTGCGCGTCCCCTGTTCAATAGCCTGGACAAACGATGGCGGTAAGGTCAGAGGAGCTGGTAGTGGACGCTCCGGACGAAAAGACGGCGTAGTCGGGGATGGTTCCGTGGGACGTGAGGCGGCGCATCCCATCCCGAACAGCACACCGATCAGGAGCAGCACAACAGGGCGCATAACCACAGGCTGGTTGGTTCAATGATTGTCTGAAATATAGGCGACAGCTGGCATTTCCGCCATCGTTGCCCGGACCAAAGTTAACGATTTGATAATACCGGGGCCTGCATGATTTACCGTGCGTTGACAGAAGGTTTTTTAGATTCCCATAGAGAGACGGCGCTAACAACCAGAAAACGCCATGGGACAACGAACGCTTCTTCCAGTAGCCCTGCTCCTGTTCGGAATACTGGCTGGCTGTGGGCAGGATCAGCAGCGCGGACAGCTAACCGGCTCGGTGCGGATTGACGGCTCCAGTACGGTCTATCCGCTGACCGAGGCGGTGGCCGAAGAGTTCATGAAACAGTATCCCGGGGTGCGGGTGACGGTGGGCATCAGCGGGACCGGTGGGGGCTTTTCCCGGTTCCTCCGCAGAGAGACAGACATCAACGATGCGTCACGGCCAATTCGTCCGGTCGAAGATTCGCTGGCCCGGCAGAGGGGGATTGAATACATCGAGTTGCCCGTAGCCTATGATGGTATTGCGGTGGTGGTCAATCCCGGAAACGACTGGGTGGAGTGCATGACCGTGGAAGAGTTGCGGCGCGTCTGGGAGCCCAACAGTACGATTACCCGCTGGAATCAGGTGCGGGCCTCGTTTCCGGACCGGCCGCTGAGCCTGTATGGGGCCGGGACCGACAGCGGCACCTATGATTACTTCACAGCGGCCATTGTGGGGGAGGAACATGCCAGCCGATCGGACTTCACGGCCAGTGAAGACGACAACGTGCTTGTCCAGGGGGTCAGTGGAGATCCCAACGCCCTGGGATTCATCCCGTTGGCTTACTATGAGGAGAACACGGACAAGTTGAAGGCTGTAGCGATCGACGATGGCAACCCGGACAATGGGGAAGGGTGCATTCTGCCCAGCACCGAAACCGTGGGCAACGGGACCTATCAGCCGCTTTCGCGACCGATCTTCATTTACGTAAATGCGGAGCAGGCCGACGATCCGGCGGTCGGAGCGTTCGTCGAGTTTTATCTGCAGCATGCAGCCGCTCTGGCCCTGGAGGTAGGTTATGTGCCGCTATCAGCCGAGGCTTACGAGCTGGCCCTTGAACGCTTTCGGAACCGGGTCACGGGTAGTATCTTTGGAGGTGGTGGTTCGCAGGTAGGGATTAAGCTCGAAGACCTGCTCCAGCTGGAACAGCAGGAAGCCGGAGAAACTGCAGTAGAGTAGTCCATTCGGTATGCCTGAGGAGGCAGGTGAACGGGTACGCTGGCGCCGGCAGGGATTTCCAGATCTGACGCCGGAGGCTAACCTGTCGCGGGGGCCCAGGGAGCGACTGATGCAGGCGCTCCTTGGGCTCTGTGCCTTGGTAACGGTCTGCACCACGCTTGGCATTGCGGCCATTCTGATCGGGGAGTCCGTGGCTTTCTTTCGCCAGGTCTCCCTGGCCGAGTTTCTGGGGGATACGAAGTGGACGCCACAGTTTGCTGAGCAGCACTTTGGCATCTGGCCGCTGCTGGTCGGCACGCTGATGATCACTGTGATTGCAGCCCTGGTGGCCATTCCGATCGGTCTGGCCGCTGCCATTTACATCTCGCAATATGCGCCCGATCGCGTGCGGCGCTGGCTGAAGCCTTCTCTGGAGCTGCTGGCAGGAGTGCCGACCGTCGTTTATGGCTACTTTGCACTGACGTTCGTGACCCCGCTATTGCAGCGCGTTCTGCCCCAGATGCAGGTGTATAATGCGCTCAGCGCCGGGATCGTGGTGGGGATCATGATCATTCCGATGGTGGCGTCCTTGAGCGAAGATGCGTTGCGGGCAGTGCCGCGTTCGCTGGCGGAAGGGGCCTATGCACTGGGCGCCACGAAGTATGAGGTAGTGCTCCACGTGGTGGTTCCGGCCGCCCTGAGCGGAATCATGGCCAGCTTTATTCTGGCGCTGAGCCGAGCGATTGGTGAGACCATGATCGTCACGTTGGCAGCCGGTGCGACGCCCCGTCTGACGTTCAACCCGCTGGAATCCATTCAGACCATGACGGCCTATATCGTGCAGGTCAGCCTGGGAGATACACCGCAGGGAACGGTCGTGTACCAGAGCCTGTTTGCCGTGGGCCTGGTACTGTTTATCCTGACCCTGGGCATGAACCTGCTGGCCAATCGGATAATCCTGCGCTTTAAAGAAACCTATTGAGTGAGATGCGCGAAGTGCAGCAGGCAGTGGTTGCCCGGTTCGATCTGCGGCTGGGCCGACGACAGCGCTTAGGGCAGATTCTGGCGGTGATCTTGTTTCTGGCAACAGTGTTCGGGTTGCTCGTATTGACGGCGCTTCTGGTCGATGTGGTGCGTAAGGGGACGCCCTGGCTGGACTGGCAATTTCTTACGTCCTATCCCTCCCGTAAGCCTGAAGCAGCCGGGATCAAGTCGGCAATTGTGGGATCGTTCTGGCTCATGGTGCTGACAGCCCTGTTTGCCGTTCCGGTCGGCGTAGGGGCCGCGATCTACCTGGAGGAATATGCGCCGCGCGGCTGGTTCCTGCGGCTCATTCAGCTGAACATTGCCAATCTGGCCGGTATCCCTTCCGTGATCTATGGCATTCTGGGGTTGGGCCTCTTTGTACGCTTTTTTGCGTTGGGACGCAGCCTGCTGGCCGGGGCCTTGACGATGAGCCTGCTGGTCCTTCCCATCATTGTGATCAGTACGCAGGAAGCGTTACGTGCGGTGCCGCAGGGCATTCGGGAGAGTGCCTATGCGCTGGGGGCTACGCGCTGGCAGGTCGTCTCCAGTCACCTGTTGCCTATTGCAGCCCCCGGCATTCTGACCGGCATCATCCTGGCGCTGAGCCGGGCCGTCGGAGAGACAGCGCCCCTGGTCATGATCGGAGCGCTGACGTTCGTGGCCTTTCTACCGGGTAGCCTGTTGGATCCTTTTACGGTCTTGCCCATTCAGATTTTCAACTGGACGGCCCGTCCTCAGGAGGATTTTCGTGCGCTGGCAGCGGCCGCCATCATCGTGCTCATGGTGTTTCTGTTTTTGATGAACCTGAGCGCTATCCTGCTGCGAAACTACTACGAACGTCATCGTCCACATTGAACCTATGGCCGATCACGTTTCTCCTACAGAAGGCGTACCAACCAC
The genomic region above belongs to Rhodothermus sp. and contains:
- a CDS encoding FAD:protein FMN transferase, with the translated sequence MDRRRFLHRLGGWMIGGWLASSPFRLWSRPAEPAPLVRLYYVMGTLVRFEVYHPDRMAARDAVRRASALLFEVHRQMSVQEPTSILSQWNASPSGTDLVLPELTRAAVAEALYWRQATGGHFDPTVGAVVAAWQRGQPPVPQAERQVELRGDGRLRKWGAVALDLGGSAKGWAVDQAVAVLQQAGCTAALVNAGGDLRVFGTPPGTPAWTIGIRHPLRPDEVLTTVALTGGALATSGDYEPTGSVLVDPRDLTRIRLNGGVTVWAPTCGAADALATALAIEPDPSWLPEMAGVLIARRETEGLRVQTCRWLFAPNPTENLP
- a CDS encoding FMN-binding protein, whose protein sequence is MGCYAGLFVLILGWGLVPVAWAQDQIFLTPEEARAEVFPRGHYYQQDTLRFTPEELRQARQALRRAEPLDSVLVVTRVYDRDGKFLGYAVITEELGKYRPITFIVGVRPDFSVEKVAVMVYRESHGGQVRLPRFLYQYRGKTLRDPIQTYRDIVNISGATISVNSLNRGVKKVLYFVTTYYRKHPPVLTYRPHR
- a CDS encoding copper chaperone PCu(A)C, giving the protein MRYLFTVLMGLWLLAGCRQQPAEQSAAPAEPPLPEGRLAVEEPVLYATAAGDSAVVSLRIANGTVEADTLVGAEAPAVTRDVVLREVVGDTVQTTRSVSSIVIPARSRVAVQLVLRNLQQAIEPGQMVLVDLSLARQGRLRVRVPVREATTPGE
- a CDS encoding M1 family metallopeptidase; protein product: MRPVVLLLIGVLFGMGCAASRPTEPSPTTPSFRPERPLPAPLTLPPSFVQAIEQGTRTLDGRPGPNYWQQYARYDLTARIDPAARRLNGEGRIVYLNRSPDTLRQLFLELPLNVHAEGVVRNESVEVTGGVTLHYVGVNGQAAYLAADAPRGAPRYTVNGTRLIIFLPQALAPNDSVQLDLRWSFTIPKRGAGGRMGYDDNLFFLAYWYPHMSVYDDVIGWFTAPFLSRAEFYFGYGDYQITIDAPAGWLVMATGTFENPEAVLAPEVLARMRQAYASDTPVRIAEPDTDPVTLPGTEGRLQWRFRATNVRDVAFSLVRKAYWEGARTPVGDRDGDGQTDYAQINTFWRPSAPRWAHVTRYQQHALSYLSRLTGFPYPWPHMTAVEGGGIIGGGMEFPMMTLIGDYNAAGDSALYYVTAHELAHMWIPMIVGTNERRYSWIDEGSTTFAENHARTDFFPGTQPRLSEQESYLMLARMGAEGEIMRWSDYHYFSFAFGVASYSKPATLLEALRGLLGEDVFWRAYRTFIREWAFKHPYPYDFFHTFERISGRDLDWFWHAWYFETWTLDQAIAAVEPIEGGVRITVEDLGNAPMPVYLTLTLADGSQVQDTIDVDIWLEGRRQVTVTVPTDAAVTRVEIDPARWFPDIDRTNNVWRAPAGTGQ
- a CDS encoding PstS family phosphate ABC transporter substrate-binding protein translates to MGQRTLLPVALLLFGILAGCGQDQQRGQLTGSVRIDGSSTVYPLTEAVAEEFMKQYPGVRVTVGISGTGGGFSRFLRRETDINDASRPIRPVEDSLARQRGIEYIELPVAYDGIAVVVNPGNDWVECMTVEELRRVWEPNSTITRWNQVRASFPDRPLSLYGAGTDSGTYDYFTAAIVGEEHASRSDFTASEDDNVLVQGVSGDPNALGFIPLAYYEENTDKLKAVAIDDGNPDNGEGCILPSTETVGNGTYQPLSRPIFIYVNAEQADDPAVGAFVEFYLQHAAALALEVGYVPLSAEAYELALERFRNRVTGSIFGGGGSQVGIKLEDLLQLEQQEAGETAVE
- the pstC gene encoding phosphate ABC transporter permease subunit PstC; protein product: MPEEAGERVRWRRQGFPDLTPEANLSRGPRERLMQALLGLCALVTVCTTLGIAAILIGESVAFFRQVSLAEFLGDTKWTPQFAEQHFGIWPLLVGTLMITVIAALVAIPIGLAAAIYISQYAPDRVRRWLKPSLELLAGVPTVVYGYFALTFVTPLLQRVLPQMQVYNALSAGIVVGIMIIPMVASLSEDALRAVPRSLAEGAYALGATKYEVVLHVVVPAALSGIMASFILALSRAIGETMIVTLAAGATPRLTFNPLESIQTMTAYIVQVSLGDTPQGTVVYQSLFAVGLVLFILTLGMNLLANRIILRFKETY
- the pstA gene encoding phosphate ABC transporter permease PstA, which gives rise to MREVQQAVVARFDLRLGRRQRLGQILAVILFLATVFGLLVLTALLVDVVRKGTPWLDWQFLTSYPSRKPEAAGIKSAIVGSFWLMVLTALFAVPVGVGAAIYLEEYAPRGWFLRLIQLNIANLAGIPSVIYGILGLGLFVRFFALGRSLLAGALTMSLLVLPIIVISTQEALRAVPQGIRESAYALGATRWQVVSSHLLPIAAPGILTGIILALSRAVGETAPLVMIGALTFVAFLPGSLLDPFTVLPIQIFNWTARPQEDFRALAAAAIIVLMVFLFLMNLSAILLRNYYERHRPH